TTTataaacacatttttatttttcttacacATGAATGAATGCAATGCTAATTCATTAATGCACTGATAATCGAGAATTCTACTTTTGGTGAATAAGTTCTGCGGTACTATACTCAAATTGGTGGAAGGCAACAAAGTAGTGCCAAAGAAGAAAGACAAAGTAGTAATATAGTaatcagaaataaaataattaactatttaattaatcaaatttacaaatttaattgtataaaaaattattaaatgaccaatattaattaaaataaagaatataactgtatgaaattaataataatagCTCCATAAAATAATCTTTTAATCATTttaactaaaaaataaaattactagAAAATAGGAAGCTCTAGAAGTTGCTCTAAGAATGGAACATATTATATAAGAACAAACAAACATATTATGTTCATTAAACTTACTGTgtatgatattaatttattattattatttatagtaGTTAAtattctagtatatatatataaaggagaacaCTCTAAAAATACCAAAGATGACTCTAAATCTCTTCAAACCACcctatttattttgttatttaataaaaaaaattattcattttatagattataataataaatgtaatttttaaaatttgaattagatatttataaaatattattatttaaatatagataaatatatctttgtgaatatatatatatttttaaacattctctattaatctcatattttcttctattctaattttttttttatcttcttctctctaaacTCTTTCAATTTCAACTTTTaatgaattccaattcatatttccaaatttgattgatttacatATTAATGATAATGCATTCATCTCGAGTATTTATTCagttattaatgtttgttaattaTTAAAGTTtgagtatttattcaattattaatatttgttaatttttaaagtttttattttaaattattgatctttatattctaacatcttcatattatttttctatcatgttttagATATTACGGATGATTatgttgtgtatatatatatatatataaatgagaacaCCAAAaagatgtgacactctaaaaactcttcaaaccactttatctattttgtcatttaatctaatttttttattcatttagattaaaataataaatgtaattttttaaaatttaaattagatatttataagatattattatttaaatatagataaatatctctttgtgaatctatatatattttaaaaaatttctattaatctcatattttcctctattctaatttttttttatattcttctctttaaactctttcaatttcaactttcaatgaattccaattcatatTTTCAAATATGATTGATTTACGTATTAATGATAACACAATTCTCTcgggtatttattcaattattaatgtttgttaatcaTTAAAGTTtgagtatttattcaattattaatgtttgttaatctttaaagtttttattttaaattattaatctttatattctaacatcttcatcttatttttaaTCATGTTTTAGATGTTACAGATCATTACGTTGTGTGGGTGATATTGAGATTGTTGGAGGTGGTTGGGAAAAAGAGACATCCAAGTTTTAACAAATTAGTAAGTATAAGTTAATCGATAAATTTTTAAATAGATTCTGTAGCATCATTAATCGAAAGATTTTCCACCATCTCCAATGGTGTGAAAGCTATTGtgagttctaatatatttatattttttatttaattactattatcatttacaattaataaaatataaaaaatctctcaatatatatctatctatatatataaatgagatgaTGTGTtactctaaaattgctctaaatcatttaatctattttcttattttttttcattttttattcaactttttctaaaaaaaaatatttttattctacctttttaaaaaatatataataataatagcaTATTAACTCCattgtattttattttctaaatttctatctatatataataataaactaattactattaactctatttgtgtatgcatatataaatatatatttacaacacaattctataaaagaaaatatattataatttactCTATTTTAGTTTAATATTATTATGAGTAAAATTACATCATTAATTTGTGTGTTagtttaaataatatatatatatatataatcacaagaatgtatatattaatatatatatatttttaaatgagtAGTTTTAataatatgtttatatatatacaattgtACAAAATGATAAAATCATGTATGTTACGCATATATGTATTATGTGTACATCTTATAGTATTGTTAAAATTTTGGGCATTGTTTAATTCTTTGTACTCATGACTTGATGACTTATAAATTAGTTGTAATAATCTCTAAATGTATTGCTAACTAATATCAAATTGTCCACATGCATTCATagaaataagagattttttttatcTTCATTAGAGAGTTTAACTTCAtacttttaaattaattaaagaaaggAGAGTGTTAAATAATACAagtacatataattaaaaaatatgtagTTACATGTttgttaaatttaaataagatatttacaagatattattatttattctatctattttacacatttaaaaaaatatagtaataataaaaaaacgTAACTACTAACTATACCTttatataaattaatacattcaaaaaatatGTTTTACAAATTAATGTAGTAATGCATTTTAcgtaaatgttgttttattttagatatatgtgtttaAAAAAATGTAGTTTAAAAATAGCATCTatctatagataaaaaaaatgtaaagagctattaattaataattaaatatctaacttttaaaaaaattaaaaaaaacaaaaaattaaaaaatttcaaatttcaaaccaaaatatcttaacaattaaaatatcaatatatatacacataatattaatttgattaaaaatttatttaaagagctattaaaaagtaaaaaatttcaaattcaaaacaaaaatatattaacaattaaaaatatcaatatatatatacacatactaTTAATTTCATTAAGAATTTATTTAGCTTCATGGTTTGACTCTCAATTACTCAAGTGAGTaataatcaataattcaagttttaatatattcaatttctatatatatgaatatatgtgtatatatacaaaTTGTATATCTAAAATTGTTAGTTTGTGTAAATCCTATTAGTATATTTTCCAAGTGTACTAGCATTTCCTTAAGTTTttgtatatcataatttatttagcTTCATGGCTTGACTCTAAAAAGATTAATAATCAATAAttcattcttatatttaacattttgacaaaacacgaggtctaaaagttaatttttaaaaataaatggttcaaatgggtaatcgactaaaataagtcttacacaaaacataaattttcttatacataatttagactttttaataaaaaaaatcacgcaaaacgtataataatgataataataataaaaataaataaaaacataccTACAATAaacttttttaactttgttttcggtaatttatttattcagaatttttcaaaaacctgTAAGATATTTGCTATATAATGAAcatcattataaaaaaaattatagtcaatacgcctcacgtgtccatataaagagcattccaaaaaatattttaaaatatatataatttttaataattacaaaagagacGGTTATTTTTTCTAGTTTattataattgtttaattaagaGAATGAAACTTTATCAAATTAGAAGAGTACTAACTAATGAGTGTGCGGGGGACCAACCACGTGCAAGTAAGCCCTAGATCCGCACGTGCGGAATACATAACGGTTTTAACCGAAACTCAAGGGTCGCCTCACTTGCTAGAGACTAGTTCTTTCTTCAGCTTTTGTTAAAACATAAAAAGGCCTCAAACACTTtaattcttcttcttcctccattgctctcatttcttcttcctcttccacACAATCATGGATGAAGAATACGACGTCGTAGTGCTCGGAACGGGCCTCAAAGAATGCATTCTCAGTGGCCTCCTTTCCGCTGATGGCCTCAAAGTAAGTTAAAAGTAGCAACTCTTCAATTTTGTCAAAATGGGTGTTTTTTTTAATCTCTTATGATTGAGGCTGATGGAAGATCAACTTGGATCAAAATTAATGAGTTAGGTACTGCATATGGATAGGAATGACTATTATGGAGGGGAGTCTACTTCACTTAACCTCAATCAGGTATATATGTTTGAGTTGTATAATAATTATCTGTCTATATCATTTTTCAGTTTTATTATGTAGATTTCATTTCTTTATGCATTCGTTCTTTAGCTTTGGAAGCGATTCAGAGACTCTGACAAGCCTCCAGAGCATTTGGGCTCAAGCAAAGACTATAATGTTGACATGATCCCCAAGGTACCAATAGATATTTTCTTTATCTTTCAGATTATGAAAAATATAATGCTGGCCCACCTTCTAAAAGCTTGAAAGGTTATTGGGAGAGTTGGTAATATTCTCATTTTCAACCTGTCTGTATTATTATTTCATGATTTAAAACCTTGATTAGGGCTCATTCAGACAGTACATCATTGTTCTTGCTTACATGCTCGATTCATGTATGGTTTTTATTCACTGGCTAGGTAATGAATGTTCAAAAACTGGACTTAATAAGCGATTTCATCATCCCAAAGGGCTTTTAgagtttcatttttttaaaatcaagGGATGTCATGTGTTGTGTTGACACATATTCTTTTCTGTGCTTTACTACAGTTCACGATGGCAAATGGCGGTCTGGTTCGCGTCCTTATCCATACTGATGTTACTAAGTATCTGAATTTCAAGGCTGTTGATGGTAGTTTTGTGTACAACAAAGGGAAGGTATGTCATATGTAATAACAAATGGTTGTTTGAACAAACACTTATATAATGTTATAACAATTTTAGGATAGAACATGTAAATGGATAGCCTTAGTTTCTTGTTTGGTTGGTTATTTTTGTTCCCAGATCCATAAAGTACCATCTAATGATGTGGAAGCTCTTAAATCTCCCCTTATGGGGTTGTTTGAGAAGCGTCGAGCTAGAAAGTTTTTCATCTATGTTCAAGACTATGAAGACAGTGATCCAAAGTCTCATGAAGGACTGGACCTCAACAAAGTTACAGCAAGAGATCTTATTTCGTACTTGCATCTTTTGACTTATTAAGTTTTTCCACTCCCAGACTTGAAACTATTTCCTCTGCAAGCCAGTTTCAAAATAAACTAGACCTTTCTCAAGTTATTTTGTCGCTGTAGAATGACTCAATTTCTTTTATCTAATATAGGAAGTATGGACTTGATGACAACACAGTTGACTTCATTGGACATGCGCTAGCACTTCATCGCAACGATACTTACTTGGACGAGCCTGCTTTGGATTTTGTGAAGAGGGTTAAGGTACTGAATTGCTTTTGTTTGTATCAGTTGTTTATGAGCTTTAAGCAATCTACTAGATGCTCCATTCCATGCTTTGTCAGTTTCATTTCATACATTTTTTCTATATAACATAAAGAAGCCTTACTTTCTTTCCGGTACTAATTTTCGCAGTAATGAAACTGATTCCATGAAAGTTATTTCTGGTATTAGCCTGTATGTAGTAAATGATAACTTTGTGGTAGATTCTTCCATGAAAAACATTGGTGATTTCCTTTCTTCTTTCTTGTTCTAAACTGATAAAACAAATCATTGGATAATGGCCAAGTTATATTTATAGACAGCCTAAAAAGGGAAAGACTTTCTTCCCAACAATTTTCCAAGTAGTGTTCTTTATTCTATAGTTGATGTTGTTGAAAATGAaccattttttttctacattatcTACAACAATGAAACATACTGTCCTAACACAGTTTGGTCTTTCGTTTGAATAGTTGTATGCAGAATCTCTAGCACGCTTCCAGGGAGGGTCTCCTTATATTTATCCCCATTATGGACTCGGAGAGCTGCCCCAGGTACATCTTCATCAGAAATTCAAAGTTTCTGATGTCTGTAGCTTCTTCCTGACATTTTATTCGCGTAAAAATTTCAGGGATTCGCTCGGTTGAGTGCAGTTTATGGTGGCACTTACATGCTCGGCAAGCCAGAATGCAAGGTTTTGTTTTATGATAAATCAGTGATCTGAATTCTAGTCTCAAATCTTCTAACAATTTATCAGTCGAACATGTTTGAATGTGCTTGAACCAAATTAGCCATCGATTTCAATCCAAAAAATATTAGGAAAATTATTTTTCATCTTTGCATGGATAGTAAAAATGAATATGATAGTTTCTATAAGTTTTTATGGACCTGTTTAGGGTGATTTCCAGGTGGAGTTTGACGAGAACGGGAAGGCGTACGGAGTGACCTCAGAAGGAGAAACTGCAAAATGCAAAAAAGTTGTATGTGATCCTTCATATCTCTCTGACAAGGTaaacattttataaaaaaaatctttaGAAGTTAGTCAATGTTCATTATTTTGTTTTGTGACTTCTGGCTTATTGAAAATGCAAGTTTGTTTTTTGTGGTTCAACAGGTGAAGAAGGTTGGCAAAGTTGCTCGTGCAATATGTATTATGAGTCATCCTATTCCACATACCAATGATTCTCATTCAGCTCAGGTTATTCTGCCCCAGAAGCAACTTGGACGTAAATCTGATATGTAAGTTTACACTTGAGTAAAACAAGTTATGAACTTTACTTCCTCTTTATAGTTTTGCATCAGATCTTTCTTGATGTGAATCTTTAAACAACTTTGTTTCAGGTACCTGTTTTGCTGCTCTTATTCTCACAATATAGCTCCAAAAGGGAAATACATAGCTTTTGTTTTGACAGAGGCAGAGACTGATGACCCTCAGGTGGAGTTGAAGCCTGGGATAGATCTCCTTGGACCTGTAGATGAAATGTTCTTTGACACTTATGATAGATATGAACCTACAAACCAGAATGATGATGACAACTGTTTCATATCTACTGTA
The genomic region above belongs to Humulus lupulus chromosome 1, drHumLupu1.1, whole genome shotgun sequence and contains:
- the LOC133806227 gene encoding guanosine nucleotide diphosphate dissociation inhibitor At5g09550-like, whose amino-acid sequence is MDEEYDVVVLGTGLKECILSGLLSADGLKVLHMDRNDYYGGESTSLNLNQLWKRFRDSDKPPEHLGSSKDYNVDMIPKFTMANGGLVRVLIHTDVTKYLNFKAVDGSFVYNKGKIHKVPSNDVEALKSPLMGLFEKRRARKFFIYVQDYEDSDPKSHEGLDLNKVTARDLISKYGLDDNTVDFIGHALALHRNDTYLDEPALDFVKRVKLYAESLARFQGGSPYIYPHYGLGELPQGFARLSAVYGGTYMLGKPECKVEFDENGKAYGVTSEGETAKCKKVVCDPSYLSDKVKKVGKVARAICIMSHPIPHTNDSHSAQVILPQKQLGRKSDMYLFCCSYSHNIAPKGKYIAFVLTEAETDDPQVELKPGIDLLGPVDEMFFDTYDRYEPTNQNDDDNCFISTSYDATTHFETTVEDVIALYSKITGKALDLSVDLSAASAAADSEE